One Planktothrix serta PCC 8927 DNA window includes the following coding sequences:
- a CDS encoding tetratricopeptide repeat protein, which yields MLRRIIQFFKRLIQRLFGKQPTPPSPASETVIPRTDTEYEALFLQLLDTVQQGSSRGQIKGWFIGHKVQEGELVAWLERFGTRLQEAPSQHEELAQRMVRLGSLDIGPVGTVSGRIGRSLLEQIAPQTETPISENPQSYPIIDAEFVGDGVTISTEEVNQEVEENYTPITEELVPVIQSDEPLAVEENFAPITEELVPVIQSEESLTVEEISTPITEELAPVIQSEESLTVEEDLPDIEGLFEQGIQQDEAEDFEAALVSFETVIQRQNDHAFVWFYRGNTLKSLGRIEEALDSFEQAIRLRPEYADAWNNRGSVLELLGDTGEALKSYELALQLEPNDPYVWNNRGNALSDLGRLEEAVESYGEAIKLEPHYFNALYNQGIALSNLNRSEEALISFNQAIELQPNDPDGWYNLGLVLEDLGQTEEAIAAFEQAKQLQPDED from the coding sequence ATGCTACGCCGAATTATTCAATTTTTCAAACGACTGATTCAACGACTGTTCGGGAAACAGCCTACTCCTCCATCCCCAGCATCGGAAACTGTGATTCCTCGGACGGATACCGAATATGAAGCTCTATTTCTGCAACTGTTGGACACGGTACAACAAGGGTCAAGTCGGGGGCAAATTAAAGGGTGGTTCATTGGTCATAAAGTTCAGGAAGGGGAGTTAGTTGCTTGGTTGGAACGGTTTGGAACTCGGCTTCAGGAAGCACCTTCTCAACATGAAGAACTGGCGCAACGGATGGTACGGTTGGGGAGTCTGGATATTGGGCCTGTGGGAACGGTTTCGGGACGCATTGGCAGAAGTCTTTTAGAACAAATCGCTCCGCAAACAGAGACTCCTATTTCAGAGAATCCTCAGTCTTATCCGATTATTGACGCGGAATTTGTCGGGGATGGTGTCACCATTTCAACGGAAGAAGTTAATCAAGAAGTTGAGGAGAATTATACCCCGATTACAGAAGAATTAGTGCCTGTAATTCAATCAGATGAACCCTTAGCTGTTGAGGAGAATTTTGCCCCGATTACAGAAGAATTAGTGCCTGTAATTCAATCGGAGGAATCCTTAACTGTTGAGGAGATTTCTACCCCGATTACAGAAGAATTAGCGCCTGTAATTCAATCGGAGGAATCCTTAACTGTTGAGGAGGATTTACCCGATATTGAGGGATTATTTGAACAAGGCATTCAACAAGATGAAGCCGAAGATTTTGAAGCAGCTTTAGTTTCCTTTGAAACAGTTATTCAACGGCAAAACGATCATGCTTTTGTGTGGTTCTATCGAGGCAATACCCTGAAAAGTTTGGGCAGAATCGAAGAAGCTTTAGACTCTTTTGAACAAGCGATTAGACTACGACCCGAATATGCTGACGCTTGGAATAATCGAGGGAGTGTTTTAGAACTTTTAGGTGACACTGGAGAAGCATTAAAATCTTATGAACTAGCACTTCAGTTAGAACCTAATGATCCTTATGTCTGGAATAATCGGGGAAATGCTTTATCAGATTTAGGACGATTAGAAGAAGCAGTAGAATCTTATGGAGAGGCAATTAAATTAGAACCCCATTATTTTAATGCGTTGTACAATCAAGGAATTGCTTTATCTAATTTAAACCGAAGTGAAGAAGCTTTAATCTCGTTTAATCAAGCGATAGAACTACAACCTAATGATCCTGATGGTTGGTATAATCTAGGTCTAGTCTTAGAAGATTTAGGACAAACAGAAGAAGCAATTGCAGCCTTTGAACAAGCAAAACAACTACAACCTGATGAAGATTGA
- the mdh gene encoding malate dehydrogenase, whose protein sequence is MILSTPFFPPSCHSTRVSIIGAGKVGSTLAQRIVEQNIANVVLLDILEGVPQGIALDLMQAGAVERHDRQVMGTNDYADTAGSDIVVITAGRPRIPGMSRDDLIHINVKIVAEAAKKSIQYSPDAVLIIVTNPLDIMSYIAWHVTQIEPHRIMGMAGVLDSARFEAFLGIELGMSVANIDATVLGSHGDLMVPLPRYTTVNGIPITELIEQETIDKIVERTRQGGGEIVELLKTGGAYFAPASSIRIMVESILRQQSRLLPTCCYLQGQYGLNDVFLGVPAWLGCRGVERVLELDLTESEQESLMKCATSVREGINQAIEMLG, encoded by the coding sequence ATGATATTATCCACTCCATTTTTCCCGCCATCTTGTCATTCCACACGAGTTTCAATTATTGGTGCTGGTAAAGTAGGAAGTACCCTAGCCCAGCGTATTGTTGAACAAAATATTGCCAATGTTGTTTTATTAGATATCTTAGAAGGGGTTCCCCAAGGGATTGCGTTAGATTTAATGCAAGCCGGTGCTGTTGAACGTCATGATCGACAAGTGATGGGTACTAATGATTATGCAGATACAGCAGGTTCAGATATTGTTGTGATTACCGCCGGACGTCCTCGAATTCCGGGGATGAGTCGAGACGATTTAATTCATATTAATGTCAAAATTGTTGCCGAGGCTGCCAAAAAATCTATTCAATATTCTCCCGATGCGGTGTTAATTATTGTCACTAATCCATTAGATATTATGTCTTATATTGCTTGGCACGTCACACAAATTGAACCGCATCGAATTATGGGGATGGCAGGGGTTTTAGATTCGGCTCGATTTGAGGCTTTTCTGGGAATAGAATTAGGAATGTCGGTGGCGAATATTGATGCAACGGTATTAGGAAGTCATGGGGATTTAATGGTTCCTTTACCCCGTTACACAACGGTTAATGGTATTCCGATTACAGAATTAATTGAACAAGAAACCATTGATAAAATTGTAGAACGCACCCGTCAAGGGGGGGGAGAAATTGTTGAGTTATTAAAAACAGGAGGAGCTTATTTCGCGCCAGCTTCTTCGATTAGAATTATGGTTGAATCTATTTTACGTCAACAATCGAGATTATTACCCACCTGTTGTTATTTACAAGGACAATATGGTTTGAATGATGTTTTTTTAGGGGTTCCTGCCTGGTTAGGATGTCGGGGAGTAGAACGAGTTTTAGAACTCGATTTAACAGAATCTGAACAGGAATCGTTGATGAAATGTGCCACATCAGTTCGAGAGGGAATTAATCAAGCTATAGAAATGTTGGGATGA
- a CDS encoding DGQHR domain-containing protein, producing MEPATHSDLIATICNPGADISQFLDIYLNQRDRLFAQKSQMAGTETFISSVTLEWIAAKVGFASQLPLFQPHLDATGNVERDAETVDEIFQRPLDWSRQATLTQYLTNHKDHKFPAVLVVLSPAWVDDPKASQWDKDGHATESAIEFLPLDSQGKLGLLQMSGDISVFALDGQHRLMGIQGLMQLLRTGRLQPYTKQKKPIGDAITVKELSQKFAITPQQLQQLSQETIGVEFIPAVVKGETRAQARQRVRSIFVHVNLMAVKLSKGQLALLDEDDGFSIVTRQVVVSHALFCDKPGRNPRINWDSATVASKSTVLTTLQALTDMGQRYLSPKFPHWKAAKSGLIPLRPTPEELETGIEALQQLFDGMASLPSYQKLEQSWETPALRRFSFEKPGGEGNLLFRPVGQVALAAALGVLVFYQQRSITEIFEKLQSFDGSGGFSGMEYPDSLWYGVLYDPNKRRVRVAGKDLAAKLLIYLLGGIQQPMECAELRKALADARTFENKAVSFEGKFVKPREVGLPQTL from the coding sequence ATGGAACCTGCAACTCATTCAGATCTGATCGCAACAATTTGTAATCCTGGGGCTGACATCTCCCAATTTTTGGACATCTACCTGAACCAAAGAGATCGCCTTTTTGCCCAAAAAAGCCAAATGGCCGGAACCGAAACCTTTATCAGTTCTGTTACCCTTGAATGGATAGCCGCCAAAGTCGGTTTTGCGTCCCAATTGCCCTTATTTCAACCTCATTTAGACGCAACAGGTAACGTCGAGCGCGACGCTGAAACCGTTGATGAAATTTTCCAACGACCCCTCGACTGGTCACGTCAAGCCACCTTAACCCAATATCTCACCAACCATAAAGACCATAAATTCCCTGCGGTGTTAGTTGTCCTCAGTCCCGCCTGGGTCGATGACCCCAAAGCCTCTCAATGGGATAAAGACGGACACGCCACCGAGTCCGCCATTGAATTTCTCCCCCTCGACAGCCAAGGAAAACTCGGACTATTGCAGATGTCCGGCGATATATCCGTGTTTGCGTTAGATGGACAACATCGCTTAATGGGGATACAAGGGTTAATGCAACTCCTGCGGACAGGACGTTTACAACCCTACACTAAACAGAAAAAACCCATCGGGGATGCTATTACCGTTAAAGAACTTAGCCAAAAATTCGCTATCACTCCCCAACAGCTACAACAGTTATCCCAAGAAACCATCGGAGTTGAATTTATTCCCGCAGTGGTCAAAGGAGAAACTCGCGCCCAAGCCAGACAACGGGTAAGGTCTATTTTTGTTCACGTTAACTTAATGGCCGTCAAACTCAGTAAAGGACAATTAGCACTATTAGATGAAGATGATGGGTTTTCTATTGTCACTCGTCAGGTGGTAGTTTCCCATGCTTTATTTTGCGATAAACCCGGACGCAACCCTAGAATTAATTGGGATAGTGCCACAGTCGCCTCTAAGTCAACGGTCTTAACCACCCTGCAAGCATTAACCGATATGGGTCAACGGTATTTAAGTCCCAAATTTCCCCACTGGAAAGCCGCAAAATCTGGGTTAATTCCCCTGCGACCCACACCCGAAGAATTAGAAACCGGGATAGAAGCGCTACAACAACTGTTTGATGGGATGGCAAGTTTACCCAGTTATCAAAAGTTAGAACAAAGTTGGGAAACTCCCGCCTTGCGTCGGTTTAGTTTTGAAAAACCCGGAGGCGAAGGAAATTTACTCTTTCGTCCAGTGGGTCAAGTCGCCCTAGCCGCAGCCTTGGGGGTGTTGGTATTTTATCAACAACGGTCGATAACAGAGATTTTTGAGAAATTGCAAAGTTTTGATGGGTCTGGGGGGTTTAGTGGGATGGAATATCCTGACTCCCTCTGGTATGGAGTATTATATGACCCCAATAAACGCCGCGTCAGAGTCGCCGGAAAAGACTTAGCCGCCAAGCTACTCATCTATTTATTAGGAGGAATACAGCAACCGATGGAATGCGCCGAGTTACGCAAAGCCTTAGCCGATGCTAGAACATTTGAAAATAAAGCCGTCAGTTTTGAAGGTAAATTTGTCAAACCCAGAGAAGTCGGTTTACCCCAAACCTTATAA